The genomic segment ATACCGGCGGCGAGGAACTGGAGCAGCTTCCCGCGCCCCTCCTGGCTGTCGCCGCCCTTCCGCACCAGGAAGTGGCACACGGAGTAGCCTTCCGCGTACAGCACGATCATGTCGCGCGGGTACTCGGTCATCTTGAAGAGCGCCCGGAGGGTGATGCCGCGCCCGGCGTTCAGCAGCTCGCGGCAGCGGACGTCGTGGTTGAAGCGCTCCTCGTCGTTCTCGCTCAGGACGCTCCCGCCCTCGTCGGCCCACCGCGGCACGGGGCGGCCGAAGTGGTGGGCGAGGACCGTGTGCGTGACCTCGTGCGGCAGCACGCTGAACTTGAGCTGGCTGGCCTCGCCGCGGATCTCCATGCTGATGCTGGTCACGATCGACTTGCCGTTGCCGTCCTGGCCGAACGTGAACGTGGTGGCCCCGCCCGCCGAGCCCTGCGAGATCTGCACCTTGAGCGGGCACCGCCGCGGCCACTGCGGCATCGGGTGGCCGAGCCAGTCCACCGCCTTATCCGTGCGGTACTTCTCGGCCAGCTCGCCAAACTCTTTGGCGAGCTTGTCCGTCGGCGCCTCGGTTCGGAAATTCGCGGTGTCGTACGTCGCGGCGGACGCGAACGCGGGCGCAATAAGCACCGCAACGAGCGCGCCGAGTTGCCGACGAAGAGTCATTCCCTTGACCTCCGTGGAGTAAACGCCAGGCCGCCGATCGGCCGTTGATGTAGGGGCGTTAGAAGTCTAACCGCAAGCGGTGTGCCGGGAACGGACGGGGCCGGAACCGCACACAAATCCGGCGGCGCAACGTGCGGCGCGGGCAGCAGTTCGGGATTCCGCGCGTGGTGCGGATGGGACCGGGTCGCGTCGCGTGCGGTGTAACAACTACAATCGGAACCGGTCCGAAGTGGCGTGCAAGAATTACAAGTGCGAGTCGCCGAACGATCGGACGGTGGGTTCTTTGCGTCAGTGCGTTTTCACGCGCGGTGTCTTCACACGACTCGCGATGTCGTTTACAAACAGTATGCGCCTTTTCACACGACGAGTTCGCTGATGTTCGCACCTGCGCCGCGTTCGGTGTTGGTCCTCTTACTCGTCGCACTCGCCGCGGGGTTCCTCCTCGCTCGGCCGGGAAGCACGCGGCCGCCAGACCCGCCCGCGCCGCGAGCGGACGAGTTCTCGTTCCACCGCGATCACGTCATCGGTACGTCGCTCGATCTGTGCATCGTCGCGCCGGACGAGGGCACGGCCGAGGACGCGGAACTCACGGTCCTCAACGAGATCGAGCGGTTGCGGACGATCTTCAGCACTTACGACGCGACAACGGAAATCAGCAAGCTGAACCGCACCCGCGAGCCGGTGCGGGTCTCTGCCGAGATGGCCGAAGTGCTGAAGGCGTATGAGCTTTGGCAGCGAAAATCCGACGGCGCGTTCAACGGTCAGGTGGGCGAACTCGTCCGCGCGTGGAGGGACGGGGAGAAGGCCGACCGCGAACCGGCCGCGCTCACGCTCGACCGCATCGTTGCCGACCTGAAGAAGCCGGGCTGGCGACGTGATGCGGGCACCAATACCGTGACGCGCCTGACCGACCAGCCGCTCAACCTGAACGCGATCGGCAAGGGCTTCATCATTCAGAACGCGTTCGACGCGGTGCGGGAGCAGCACCCCACGGTTTCAGGGCTGCTCATCAACCTCGGTGGCGACATCCGCGCGTGGGGCGCACCGCCGGGCGGAACGGGTTGGGCGGTCGGCATTCAGAACCCGTTCCGGCACTTCGACAACGCGCCCCCGCTCGCGGGCCTCCGGCTCACGAACCGGGCGGTCGCAACGAGCGGCGGGTACGAGCGCTTCTACACGATCAACGGGAAGCGGTACTCGCACGTCTTCGATCCGCGCACCGGGCGCCCGGCAGAGGGCGTCGCCAGTGCGACGGTGGTTGCCGCCGACAACGTCACCGCGAACGCGCTGGCCACGACGCTCTGCGTGCTCAAACCCGAAGACGGTTTGAAGCTGGTGGCGTCCGTGCCGGGAGCGGAGTGCCTCATCATTGCGGCCGATGGCAAGCCGTTCCCGAGCGCCGGTCTGCGGCGGTTCGAGGTGACGGCGGCTCCGGTGCCGGCCCGGCAGGATAAGGAGGACGAGAAAGCGGAGGAGCCCAAGGCCGGTGCGTGGCCCGAGGGCTACCAGGTGACGGTCGCCGTGGAGCTGCCGAAGATCGAAGCGAAGCGGTACCGCCGCCCGTACACGGCGATCTGGATCGAGAACGACAAGGGCAAGGCCGTCCGGACGCTCGCGGTCTGGGGCAACGCGCCGAAGTACCTGAAAGACCTCGGCGACTGGTGGAAGATCGGTAAGGGCGACGCGGACCTCGTCAAAGCGGTGACGCGGGCGACCCGCGGCCCCGGCAAGTACGATCTGGTGTGGGACGGCAAGGACGACAAGGGCGCCGCGCTGCCGCAGGGTACGTACACCGTGCGCGTGGAGGTTCACCGCGAGTTCGGCGCGCACCTCCGGCAGAGCGGCAAGATCGAGTGCAAGGACAAGCCCGCGACCGTGAAGCTGGAGAAGAACGCCGAGACCGCCGAGACGGTAATCGAGTTCAAGAAGCCGGAAAAGAAGTGAAGCGCCGGCCGCAGATGGGCGCCGCGCGCGCCGGTCCGGACAACAGATAGTTGAATTGATTTCTCTGCTGTCCGGACCGGCGCGCGCGGCGCCCATCTGCGGTTCTGCTTTGTTCTCACCCACCCACACGCACCATGTCGCGCTTCCACCGCTGGCTGCTCAAAACGGCTCGGACCGTCCACGTTTATGTCACACTGTTCGGGCTGACCCTGATCCTGTTCTTCGCCGTCACCGGGTTCATGCTCAACCACACCGAGTGGTTCCTCCCGGACGACGCACGGCTCGAAGCGCAGACGCGGCGGGACGCGCGGCCGCTCCCGCTGGACCGGCTGCCCGGCGGGAAGCTCCCGGTGCCGTCCGAGGCGTCCGGCGAGGCGACCGGGGACGAGAAGCTGGCGGTGGTCGAGGCGCTGCGGAAGGAGTTCGACATCCGCGGCGAGCTGAGTTCGTTCGGGTTCGTCAGGGACGACAACGACCGGCAGCAGATCAAGGTCGAGTTCAAGCGGGCCGGCGGCGAAACGGTCGCGACCATCGACACCGAGACCGCGAAAACGGAGGTCGCGGCGACGTACCAGGGCTGGGCGATCGTGATGACCGACCTGCACCGCGGCAACCGCGGCAACCTGTCGAACGAGGTGAAGCGGACCGGGCGCGTGTGGAGCTTCGTGATCGACGGCACGTGCGTCCTGCTGCTCGTCGTCTGCGCGACCGGCCTCGTGATGTGGTGGTCGCTGAAGAGCCGCGGCAAGTGGGGCGCGGTCCTGTTCCTGCTCGGCACCGCGGGCGCGGTCGGGGCGTACTACTGGTTCGTGCCGTGAGGCGGCGGCTAGTCGGTTAACTAAACTTGACCGCCGCGCCATGTTGGATGCTCAGCCGAAACGCCTCGTACAGTTGCAACCACACTTGGCGCTCGATGTAGAGCGGTCCGCCGTCTTCGTCAGCGATTTCTTTTGCCATCGCGTTCGACAGTTTGCCGTTATGAAGACGGATATTTAGTAACAGAGCCACTTGAGCGAGTTCACGCATCCCCGCCTGACAAGAGCCCAGAACGCCCCCACGAGGACATCGGTGTCGTCGAACAACGGGTTCCAGAAGTCGATCGGAACGTAATATCCGTCGGAATCCGAGTGACAGATTAAATGTGACTGGAATAGATCGATTTCGCGGTCGACGCGCGCGTCGTTCGGGTCCTGGTCTTCGTTTAGCGGCCGAAAATCCGCCGGGCTCTGTCTCGCAAATGCAATGGCCCGACGGAGGTAGTGAATCCACGAGTACGGCATCCCGTGAAGTCTGCACCGATCGCGCAGGTTCGGGAGCGTCTCGGGCTCAACGTGCGCCGACAATCCGTTTGCTGCGAGTAAGCGGTTAATCTCGCGCATGTCACGCCGGGTCCAGTCGGCACCTTCTGCTTCGCCATTCGCAAGGCACCACGCAAGGGTGCCGACTGAGAGGTCGAGGCCCATTCGTTTTTCCGAGTGAGTTCGTCGCGGATCTCGTACTCGTTAGACGAGCCGTGTTCAGTAGTTCTGGAATGTCAACTGGTGCATAATAACCGATGAAGCCTGGAATCGCGCTGTTTGGCGCGGGCGAACGCCCGTCCCACAAATAGGCAGAGTAACGTCGTGGCCCACTCACCGCCGTCCGCTCAGGGATTGCCCCGGGCGACATGGTCGCGGCTGACCGAAGACCAGCTCCTCGCCCAGTGCGACGTGGACACGTACCGCGCTAGCGGCCCCGGCGGCCAGAAGCGCAACAAAACCAGTTCCGCCGTCCGGTTGCGGCACGAGCCCACGGGCCTCATCGTGATCGCCGAAGAGAGCCGGTCGCAGCACGAGAACAAGGCGAAGGCGCTCAAGCGCCTCTGGCACGCGCTGTTCCTCGAACTCCGCGATCCGCTGCCGGTCGGGATCACTCCCGAGGTGGTGGCCGAACTGCCCGACTACGCCGCGGCCCGCGACCGGTCCGGCCGGCTCCACATGAGCGCGAAAGACCCGCGGTTCTGGCCCGCGGTCGGCGTCGTACTGGACGTTCTCGCCGCGGTCGAGGCCCGCGTGGCGGACGCCGCGACCTTACTCGGTGTGTCCACCGGCAACCTCATCGACTTCCTCCAGACCGAGCCCAAAGTGTGGCAGGAGGCGAACCGCCTCCGGACCGTCTGCGGGCACAAAGCGCTTCGCTAAGAATCGGCGGCGGAACGAGTCGATGTGTCAGGACTTTCATCGTAGTCATCACGCTCCGCGTGATGTCCCCGCCCCTACACAATGTTCGCACGGGAGCGATACCCCCCGACCTCAGCGGACATCACGCGGAGCGTGATGACTACGGTGCGGAGTATCGCTCCCGTGCGGTCCCACAACCGCGCCCCGATAGCGGACATCACGCGGAGCGTGATGACTACGATGCGAAGTATGTAACCGTTCACAGGAGACTGGCCCTACGTTTTTCAGGGCTTTTTGCATGAGGTCCGTGAGCGGTTGCCTCAAACACCCGTCTTCCATAATTGAACGGACGCGATGACGCCGATCCCTCAACCGCCGGAACTCCCGAGCGACCTGCCCCCACAGGTCGTGGCGTATATCCGCATTCTTGAGGCCACGATTGCCGAGCTCACCGCCCAGGTCACCGGGCTCACCACCCGCGTCGCGGAACTCGAGGCCCGTCTCAACCAGAACTCCACCAACTCATCGAAACCGCCCTCGTCCGACGCCCCGCACACGAAACCGGCCCCGCCCAAGCCGTCCTCGGGCAAGCGTCGCGGGGGCCAACCGGGGCACCCCAAAGCGGAACGCACCCTGCTGCCGCCGGATGAGATCCGGACCCTCAAGCCGGCCACGTGCCGGGGCTGCGCGCACCCGCTGACCGGGGACGACTCGAACCCGGCCGTTCATCAGGTCCACGAGGTCCCGGTCGTCACGCCCCACGTGACCGAGTACCGGTGCCACCGGCTCCGGTGCCCGCACTGCGGCACGACAACCGTGGCGGCGGTGCCGGCCGAGGCGGCGACCGGATACGGGCCCCGGGCTCAGGCGGTGGCCGCGCTGCTCACCGGCTCGTGCCGCCTGGGCAAGCGCGGCACGAGCCAATTGTTCGCCGACCTGTTCGGCCTGCCCCTGAGCCCGGCGATGGTGTGCAAGCTCCAGCACCGAACCGCGGAGGCGTTGAAGCCGGTGGCCGAAGAGGCCCTGATGTACACCTGCGGGCAACCGGCCAACGTGGACGAGACCAGCTGGAAGCAGGGCCAGAAGCGGGCCTGGCTGTGGGTGGCGGTGACCACGTTGGTTGTGGCGTTCCTGATCCGCAAGACCCGGGGCCGAAGCGCATTCGAGGACCTACGGGATGGGTCGACGGCGGTCCACACGACCGACCGGTATCCGGTGTACACGCACCTCGACAAGCACAAGCGCCAGCTGTGCTGGGCGCACCTGCGGCGCGACTTCCAGGCGATGATCGACCGGGGCGGTTCCGGGACGGCGATCGGGGCGGCCCTACTGGCGTGTTCGGACGCCCTGTTCGAGAACTGGTATCGGGTCCGGGACGGAACCCTCACGCGGTCCACATTTCGCTCGGTCTACATCCCCGCGTTGCGTCGCCAGGTGGGCGAGTTCTTGCGGACCGGGGCCGCGTGCGGCTGCGCCAAGACGGCCGCCACGTGCGGCGAGCTGTTGCCGGTCGAGGCGTCGTTGTGGACGTTCGCGCGGGTCGTCGGCGTGGAACCGACCAACAACGCGGCCGAGCGCGAGGTGCGCCACGCCGTGTGCTGGCGCAAAACGAGCTTCGGGACCGACAGCGAACGCGGGAGCCGATTCGTGGAACGGATCCTCACGGTGATCGCCTCGTGCCGCCGCCAGAAGCGCAACGTCCTGGCGTTCCTCATCGACGCCGTCACCGCACACCGGACCGGCGCGAAGGCACCGACGCTCGTTCCCGCTCAGGCCCAACAACAGAACGTTGTGAATCCGCTCTTCGCAAACTGTTGATACACTGCCGCATCACCTATGAACGCTTACCGAAGTATCGCTCCCGTGCGGTCCCACAACCGCGCCCCGATTTTCGGAAACTGCGGGTGACGCGCGCGGGAGGGCTGTCGGTTGTCGGGGCCATCCGGTATCGTGGGAGGACGGGCCGGCACGCCGGGTCCGTTCGCGTTGTGACGTGCCCGACCGCCTCCGACTAAGGTGAGCGATGCCTCCGCCGGGGTTCTCGTGGGTCGATCGGCCGCGGCTCGCCGCCCTGGCGCGGCCGCGCTCGGACGACGACCTGCGGTGGCTGCGCCGCAACGGCGTCGATGTGCTCGTGTCGCTCACCGAGGACGCGCTCCCGCGGCACTGGGTGAACGACGCCGGGCTCCTCGGGGTCGTCGTCCCCGTGCCGGACATGGAAGCGCCGACCGACCGCCAGCTCGATCACATTCTGGCGACCGTCCGCAAGGCGAACTCCTCTGGTATGGGCGTGGCCGTTCACTGTGCCGCCGGTTTGGGCCGCACCGGCACCGTCCTCGCCGCGTACTTCGTAGCAGCGGGCCTGTCGGCCCGCGAGGCACTCGTGAAGGTGCGCAACTTGCGCCCCGGGTCCGTGGAGACCGCCGAACAGGAGCGGGCGATCGAACGGTACGCCCGCCGCATGGCCGGCGCCGACGCCGACCCGCCCGCGGGCGCGGACGACCCCGCGTGACGCGAGCGGGTCCGGGTCCGTTTCGTCGGGCGGCCGTGGCTCCCGCTCGCCCCCGGCTGTAAA from the Frigoriglobus tundricola genome contains:
- the tnpC gene encoding IS66 family transposase, which translates into the protein MTPIPQPPELPSDLPPQVVAYIRILEATIAELTAQVTGLTTRVAELEARLNQNSTNSSKPPSSDAPHTKPAPPKPSSGKRRGGQPGHPKAERTLLPPDEIRTLKPATCRGCAHPLTGDDSNPAVHQVHEVPVVTPHVTEYRCHRLRCPHCGTTTVAAVPAEAATGYGPRAQAVAALLTGSCRLGKRGTSQLFADLFGLPLSPAMVCKLQHRTAEALKPVAEEALMYTCGQPANVDETSWKQGQKRAWLWVAVTTLVVAFLIRKTRGRSAFEDLRDGSTAVHTTDRYPVYTHLDKHKRQLCWAHLRRDFQAMIDRGGSGTAIGAALLACSDALFENWYRVRDGTLTRSTFRSVYIPALRRQVGEFLRTGAACGCAKTAATCGELLPVEASLWTFARVVGVEPTNNAAEREVRHAVCWRKTSFGTDSERGSRFVERILTVIASCRRQKRNVLAFLIDAVTAHRTGAKAPTLVPAQAQQQNVVNPLFANC
- a CDS encoding PepSY-associated TM helix domain-containing protein; translation: MSRFHRWLLKTARTVHVYVTLFGLTLILFFAVTGFMLNHTEWFLPDDARLEAQTRRDARPLPLDRLPGGKLPVPSEASGEATGDEKLAVVEALRKEFDIRGELSSFGFVRDDNDRQQIKVEFKRAGGETVATIDTETAKTEVAATYQGWAIVMTDLHRGNRGNLSNEVKRTGRVWSFVIDGTCVLLLVVCATGLVMWWSLKSRGKWGAVLFLLGTAGAVGAYYWFVP
- a CDS encoding peptide chain release factor family protein — its product is MAHSPPSAQGLPRATWSRLTEDQLLAQCDVDTYRASGPGGQKRNKTSSAVRLRHEPTGLIVIAEESRSQHENKAKALKRLWHALFLELRDPLPVGITPEVVAELPDYAAARDRSGRLHMSAKDPRFWPAVGVVLDVLAAVEARVADAATLLGVSTGNLIDFLQTEPKVWQEANRLRTVCGHKALR
- a CDS encoding dual specificity protein phosphatase 23, encoding MPPPGFSWVDRPRLAALARPRSDDDLRWLRRNGVDVLVSLTEDALPRHWVNDAGLLGVVVPVPDMEAPTDRQLDHILATVRKANSSGMGVAVHCAAGLGRTGTVLAAYFVAAGLSAREALVKVRNLRPGSVETAEQERAIERYARRMAGADADPPAGADDPA
- a CDS encoding DUF2271 domain-containing protein translates to MFAPAPRSVLVLLLVALAAGFLLARPGSTRPPDPPAPRADEFSFHRDHVIGTSLDLCIVAPDEGTAEDAELTVLNEIERLRTIFSTYDATTEISKLNRTREPVRVSAEMAEVLKAYELWQRKSDGAFNGQVGELVRAWRDGEKADREPAALTLDRIVADLKKPGWRRDAGTNTVTRLTDQPLNLNAIGKGFIIQNAFDAVREQHPTVSGLLINLGGDIRAWGAPPGGTGWAVGIQNPFRHFDNAPPLAGLRLTNRAVATSGGYERFYTINGKRYSHVFDPRTGRPAEGVASATVVAADNVTANALATTLCVLKPEDGLKLVASVPGAECLIIAADGKPFPSAGLRRFEVTAAPVPARQDKEDEKAEEPKAGAWPEGYQVTVAVELPKIEAKRYRRPYTAIWIENDKGKAVRTLAVWGNAPKYLKDLGDWWKIGKGDADLVKAVTRATRGPGKYDLVWDGKDDKGAALPQGTYTVRVEVHREFGAHLRQSGKIECKDKPATVKLEKNAETAETVIEFKKPEKK